A genomic segment from Roseibium algicola encodes:
- a CDS encoding metal ABC transporter permease: MDLETLLLPFEFPFMQNAFLICVIVSIPTALLSSFLVIKGWALMGDAVSHAVLPGIVLAYIFGIPLIVGAFAAGMVCAVLTGYLSGNSRVKQDTVMGVVFSGMFGVGIVLYVSIRTNAHLDHILFGNMLGVEQHELVTAGVIALVVGGGLVLKWKDLLLHSFDPAQAQASGLPVKLLHYGLLAALSLTIVATLSAAGLILAVALLIAPGAIAFLLVRTFKSMLYVSVLVCMVSMVAGTYASFFLDSAPAPTIVLILTAVFIAAFARRQILTRQASLRRVDEAA, encoded by the coding sequence ATGGACCTCGAGACACTGCTTCTGCCGTTCGAGTTCCCCTTCATGCAGAACGCGTTTCTGATTTGCGTGATCGTGTCCATCCCGACGGCTCTCTTGTCGAGCTTCCTGGTGATCAAGGGTTGGGCCCTGATGGGGGATGCTGTCAGCCACGCAGTTCTACCTGGCATCGTACTGGCTTACATCTTTGGCATACCATTGATCGTCGGCGCTTTTGCCGCCGGCATGGTCTGTGCCGTGCTGACGGGTTATCTGTCAGGCAACAGCCGGGTGAAGCAGGATACCGTGATGGGGGTCGTGTTTTCTGGCATGTTCGGTGTCGGCATCGTGCTTTACGTCTCGATCCGGACAAACGCTCATCTGGACCATATACTGTTCGGCAACATGCTGGGTGTGGAGCAGCACGAGCTTGTAACCGCAGGCGTTATTGCCCTTGTTGTCGGCGGTGGGCTGGTGCTGAAGTGGAAAGACCTTCTGTTGCACAGTTTCGATCCGGCCCAGGCTCAGGCCTCTGGTTTGCCGGTTAAGCTGTTGCACTACGGCCTTCTGGCGGCACTGTCGCTGACGATCGTGGCAACGCTTTCTGCTGCGGGCCTTATCCTGGCGGTTGCCTTGCTCATTGCACCGGGGGCAATCGCATTCCTGTTGGTCCGCACCTTCAAGTCGATGCTTTACGTGTCGGTGCTGGTCTGCATGGTGTCAATGGTCGCAGGCACCTATGCCAGCTTCTTCCTCGACAGCGCACCGGCCCCCACCATCGTCCTCATTTTGACAGCCGTTTTCATCGCTGCGTTTGCCCGCCGCCAGATCCTGACCCGGCAAGCATCCCTGCGCCGCGTTGACGAAGCCGCATAG
- a CDS encoding efflux RND transporter periplasmic adaptor subunit, whose translation MSIWKQLVLTLLVVIVAAGLWVRYYPGAGAHLSAWGIDWLDFVVADAAPSGGDQPRRGRGGPQGAVVATPVVEITINDRLSAIGTSTALQSVAVTPYTSGRMTEVLVKSGATVKAGDAIAKLDLDAEQIAVERAANALKDAEARLQRMQVLRKTNTATAVQVTDAELSVDNARLQLREAELALSRRSIETPIAGVVGILPITAGNYVSSQTVIATIDDRSEILVDFWVPERFASAIAVGSPITATSVARPGETFEGVISAVDNRIDIDSRTLQVRARFPNKADKLRAGMSFQVSMKFPGDKYPAVDPLAVQWGSDGAFVWAVREGKGVRVPVSIIQRNTDSVLVDAELTVNDEVVTEGIHLVRNGADVTVADRKQAPASDTPATTASSQSGS comes from the coding sequence TTGTCAATTTGGAAACAGCTCGTTCTCACCCTCCTGGTTGTCATCGTGGCGGCTGGGCTCTGGGTTCGTTATTATCCGGGGGCCGGCGCGCACCTGTCCGCCTGGGGGATCGACTGGCTGGATTTTGTCGTCGCCGATGCAGCGCCAAGCGGAGGCGATCAACCACGGCGTGGCCGGGGTGGGCCGCAAGGTGCCGTCGTTGCAACGCCGGTCGTCGAAATCACGATCAATGACCGTCTTTCGGCGATCGGTACCAGCACGGCACTGCAGTCTGTTGCCGTGACGCCTTATACAAGCGGCCGCATGACCGAGGTTCTGGTCAAGTCCGGTGCCACCGTGAAGGCAGGAGATGCCATTGCCAAACTGGATCTGGACGCCGAGCAGATCGCCGTCGAGAGAGCCGCAAATGCTCTGAAGGATGCCGAGGCCCGGCTTCAGCGCATGCAGGTGCTGCGGAAAACCAATACGGCTACGGCTGTTCAGGTGACAGACGCGGAACTCTCGGTAGACAATGCGCGGCTGCAACTTCGCGAAGCCGAACTGGCGCTCTCCCGCCGCTCCATCGAAACTCCGATTGCCGGCGTGGTCGGCATTCTTCCCATTACCGCAGGCAATTACGTTTCCTCGCAGACCGTCATCGCTACCATTGACGACCGCAGCGAAATTCTTGTCGATTTCTGGGTTCCGGAGCGGTTCGCCTCCGCTATCGCAGTGGGATCTCCGATCACCGCCACGTCGGTCGCCCGCCCGGGTGAAACCTTCGAGGGTGTCATCAGTGCCGTCGACAACCGCATCGATATCGACAGCCGCACACTTCAGGTTCGTGCCCGTTTTCCGAACAAGGCCGACAAGTTGAGAGCCGGCATGTCGTTCCAGGTCTCGATGAAGTTTCCCGGCGACAAATATCCGGCGGTTGATCCGCTGGCCGTGCAATGGGGTTCCGACGGTGCCTTCGTCTGGGCCGTGCGTGAAGGCAAGGGCGTTCGTGTCCCGGTCAGCATTATCCAGCGCAACACCGACAGCGTGCTGGTCGACGCGGAGTTGACGGTTAACGACGAAGTCGTGACCGAAGGCATTCATCTGGTTCGCAACGGGGCCGACGTGACGGTTGCTGACCGCAAGCAGGCTCCGGCATCGGACACTCCGGCGACAACTGCTTCCAGCCAAAGCGGTTCCTGA
- a CDS encoding manganese/iron ABC transporter ATP-binding protein: protein MPNVRDDGGIAAEDVTVTYRNGHTALWNASFSIPRGTVTALVGVNGAGKSTLFKAIMGFVPTAKGRIRILDMTVREALKKNLVAYVPQSEEVDWSFPVLVEDVVMMGRYGHMGFLRRPKPADHAAVDQALTRVNMQDFRHRQIGELSGGQRKRVFLARALAQDGQVILLDEPFTGVDVKTEEQIVALLRELQAEGRVMLVSTHNLGSVPEFCDRTVLVKGTVLDYGPTATTFTRQNLEKAFGGVLRHFTISDQTLHTDGDQRTVTILTDDERPFVQYGDEVQTREARD from the coding sequence ATGCCCAACGTCAGGGACGATGGCGGAATTGCCGCGGAAGACGTTACGGTTACCTACCGGAACGGACATACGGCACTCTGGAACGCCAGCTTCTCGATCCCGCGCGGCACCGTCACGGCTCTGGTCGGCGTCAATGGCGCGGGCAAGTCGACGCTGTTCAAGGCCATCATGGGGTTCGTGCCCACAGCCAAGGGGCGCATCCGGATCCTGGATATGACCGTCCGGGAAGCCCTCAAGAAGAACCTCGTCGCCTACGTTCCCCAATCGGAGGAAGTCGACTGGTCATTCCCCGTTCTGGTGGAGGACGTGGTGATGATGGGCCGTTATGGCCACATGGGGTTTTTGCGCCGACCAAAACCAGCGGACCATGCCGCGGTCGACCAGGCACTGACCCGCGTGAACATGCAGGATTTCCGGCATCGGCAGATTGGCGAGCTTTCCGGCGGTCAGCGCAAGCGCGTCTTTCTCGCCCGCGCTCTTGCCCAGGACGGCCAGGTGATCCTGCTGGACGAACCGTTCACCGGTGTCGACGTGAAAACCGAGGAACAGATCGTGGCTTTGCTGCGGGAGTTACAGGCCGAGGGCAGGGTGATGCTTGTCTCCACCCATAACCTCGGTTCCGTTCCCGAATTCTGCGACAGGACGGTGCTGGTCAAGGGAACGGTGCTCGACTACGGGCCAACCGCGACAACCTTCACCCGTCAGAACCTGGAGAAGGCCTTTGGCGGGGTGCTGCGCCATTTCACCATTTCCGATCAGACCCTGCACACCGATGGCGATCAGCGTACGGTGACGATCCTGACCGACGACGAGCGCCCGTTCGTTCAATACGGCGACGAAGTGCAGACAAGAGAGGCGCGCGACTGA
- a CDS encoding metal ABC transporter permease, whose amino-acid sequence MELFSFAYLLEPFQYGYMTNAMWVSALVGGVCAFLSSYLMLKGWSLIGDALSHSVVPGVAGAYILGLPFSLGAFLAGGLAAGAMLFLSERSGLKVDVIIGLIFTSFFGLGLFIVSISPMSVSVQTITMGNILAITPEDTLQLAIIGFVSLAILTLKWKDLMVTFFDESHARTIGLRPGLLKAIFFVLLSASVVAAMQTVGAFLVIAMVVTPGATAYLLCDRFPRLILTSIAIGTLTSFAGAYISYFLDGATGGIIVTLQTLIFLFTFVLAPKHGLLAARRKSAEALRRGYAADVAKSEAGDQA is encoded by the coding sequence ATGGAGCTTTTCAGTTTCGCCTATCTTCTCGAACCCTTTCAATACGGCTACATGACCAACGCCATGTGGGTTTCCGCACTTGTCGGCGGGGTTTGCGCGTTTCTGTCGTCCTACCTGATGTTGAAAGGCTGGTCGCTGATCGGCGATGCCCTGTCTCATTCGGTCGTGCCGGGGGTGGCCGGTGCCTATATCCTGGGCCTGCCGTTTTCCCTTGGGGCCTTTCTGGCAGGCGGACTTGCAGCCGGGGCCATGCTGTTCCTGTCCGAACGTTCGGGCCTGAAGGTCGACGTCATCATCGGCCTCATCTTCACGTCCTTCTTCGGCCTTGGTCTCTTCATCGTTTCCATCAGCCCCATGTCGGTCTCGGTCCAGACGATCACCATGGGCAACATTCTGGCCATCACGCCGGAAGATACCCTGCAACTGGCCATCATCGGCTTTGTGTCGCTGGCGATCCTGACGCTCAAGTGGAAGGATCTGATGGTCACTTTCTTTGACGAAAGCCATGCCCGCACAATCGGTCTGAGGCCCGGTCTCCTCAAGGCAATCTTCTTCGTGCTTCTGTCCGCTTCCGTGGTTGCGGCCATGCAGACGGTCGGGGCCTTTCTCGTTATTGCAATGGTGGTCACGCCCGGTGCGACAGCCTACCTCTTGTGCGACCGCTTCCCGCGCCTGATCCTGACCTCCATCGCGATCGGCACGCTGACCAGCTTTGCCGGGGCCTATATCAGCTACTTTCTGGACGGAGCCACAGGCGGTATCATCGTCACCTTGCAGACCCTGATCTTCCTGTTCACATTCGTTCTGGCGCCAAAGCACGGCCTTCTGGCCGCCAGGCGCAAGTCGGCGGAAGCCCTGCGCCGGGGATACGCTGCGGACGTTGCGAAATCAGAAGCGGGAGATCAGGCTTGA